GAGAGATATTCTGTCAAAGCAATAAgacattcacaaataaatatgaGATTTACTTTAGAGATGTTTTTCGTCTTTAGACTGATATTTTTGGATGTCATTAAACCATAAAATACACCAGAGGAAAGCAGTAAATATGAACGACGTGAACTTTGCAAGGGATCTGCTCCCTCTATCTCCAGTCTGCGAGCGACGGTCTCCTCTCACTGTAAAGTACCCTGTCATtatacagtacagcagtgtTACTCGCTACAGGCTAACCACGATATAATGtacaacaagaaaacaaaaaagagacacTGTAAAAACGTTATGACAATGACAGAAGAGATGGACTCACCGTTGCAAGAGTTCATCCTTTGCATCCACGGATAGACAGGGGCAGATGACTTCAGTTCATCGCCATCAGCgaatatgtttttgttatgtCCCGTGCAATCTGACTTGCGCTGATCCTGGTTTAAAACGAGCGAGTGCTCCTCCAGGCTGGAAATCGCACAGGCGGGgtctttttctctgtaaaaacTGGCCGCTGCATAGTCGCAAGCACCGGCAGTATTGGTCCGGCCATAGGCACTGCTTGCCTGCTGGTAATAAGAGGATGCATAAGCCTTGTCTTGGACACTGGTAGTTCCATAGGCAGCGCCGGGATAGTGTCTTAAAGGATCCGTGTATCCTGAGGAGTATAACGGTATCTGTCCCAAGAAAGACTCCTGTCCGCCGGGCAGAGTCACGGGGAAAGTTGAGTTTACAAAATAGGAACTCATTGGGAGGGCACAGTTCTTTTCCAAGGATTatgatttgttgtgttttatagtCCAAGTGGTTTAGCTATTAGTCGTTTATCGGAGATTGGGTTTTAGCTGAAGGGGGGTGGCGAGGTGCCAGTGTGGGACAGAGGGGAACTATACCATCTGATCAGTGGCGGACCAATCGCGTGCGTTTGTGATAGCAAAATAGCCCCCATGAGGTGGTTTGATTGCACGCGCCGGGGACCCCAGCGCAAACTGGAGAGCTGAGGCGTTTTTCACCgtcttttctttccctctaaTGAGACTGGCAAATGTGAATCACGCTGGCATTTAAACCTTTGCGTTTATAATATATTCTCATTTCATTCGTATGTGATGTACACGTCGATAGTTGAAGTAATATGATTAGTAAATGGAATCGCTTTAAAGCCCACCAGTATCAGTATGTCTGAAGaactaaatatttaaatattcgTCAAAACGTGTTATTGATTCAGAGTGCATGTTTTATTaggttgttttttaattttgtaattgtatTCATTATCCATTATTTCTGGAGCAAGTACAAATATTAAAGTAGTATCTCTGTTGTGGATTCTGGTTGAAGGCAGTTACCTGTAGTATATAAACGCACTTTTGTTGAAATGCGTTATCGTCcttgttatttttaacatacTCCCTACCAGTAAAGAAGCGAATGGATTTGTGGGAAttcaaaaaatggaaactgtaaaaaatacGGGAAAAATACGCCACTGAATGTTTGCAACAGGTCTAATGTCTTGATACAGAAAATATATCGCTGAAGTGTTCACAACTGTCGACCATACTCAGTGTCAtggtttcttctttttccattcCATCCAATAGCTAAAATCATTACGAACACGCCGTGTCTTGTCTTGAAGTATATTATTGATTTATCCAGCGCGACTCTCCATCCTGACCACTGTACCTTCAGGCTCGTTTATTTCTGCACTGGTCTGCCTTTTCACGTGTATCACATGCATGAGCATGCCTATGTCACATCCTTTTCCTGAGCTGACTGTTGTTTCAAAATAATATGAAGGGGAAGGCACCAATTGCATGACACATTTCAGTGGGACATTAATTCATATCCCAAAGGGTAGTTCATTACTCTATCACTAACCAAAAAGTGGAATTTAGGTCTTCTGTGACTTCAATTTGACTGTAATGATGAGAcctgtatttgaaaatgcaacctCTCCAAAAGTCTtcttttgaattaatttttgaGTACCGAgcagattgtttttgtttgttttgaatccAGTAAAATGTATATTGCTTTTCTTTGCCGCGTAAGAGCAACAGAAAGACGTCACCACTCTATCCCTCTATGTCCCCAAAAAAATTCTATTGAACTTTAGCTTCTGGCTGcagctgtttcatttttcttaaatggGCGAATAGGCAATACTTTAAGGAAATAACAGTTAAAGGAAATGGTCTTTCCTTTCAGACATTTTGctcttaaaaatgtttctgtcgTTGCAGTTTTCCTTTGAGCGCGAGTTGGACTCgaagcaacacaaacacacactgaaagtATCTCGTGAAAGAATTGGTATTGCACGAGATATGAGATGGAAAGCCGGAACGGTCTCTCCGAGAGGAAATAAGTGGAAAAGGACAGAACGCGAATGCGAGGCCCTGGCGGAAACCGCAACAAGGACGCTCAACCATGAGAGGGACATTTTACAGTGTGCTGAGCTTCACCAAACGGGCAGCGGATCTGTCAGAATTATCATGTCTTCAGAAACTTCCCTAAAGACTTCTTCCATGTGCCAGATAACTATACATATGTAAGTAGAATCAATATAATTTGCATTCCACGCCCTATAAAagttcaaatgttattttctttactTGATGGTTTGTATATGTgttctttaaatatattatattgatTGTGAGACATGCAAGGTATTTAACACTCCTGTCTACACCTCGCCATCATGTATGTTGCCAAGTTAAAAGATGTaaatttaaacaatgtttaCTGGTTACAGGCTGCAATATTCTTGATGTTAATTGTATGTTTAGCGGACAATAATTGTCTGGTTGTGTCTGAGTACTTAAATGTCTGAATGCCAATGCGCAGTGTGTTTATCaataatgagaataaaaaaTTGTAAGAATGCGCTGGATTGTGAGTTTgattttactgtaaaaataatacgTTCTATTTAATTAGGAGAAggtgaaattgaaataaatccaactactgaaattaaaataattcaaatctAAACTGACAGTGGTAACTACGCTGGATGTATAATCCATTCCACGTCTTTTCCCCACATGCGTATTTCCATAGTGTATTAAtgtacattaataataataataataaaacgtGTTTTTCTAAgtcctttatttatttcataaaagtATTGTAAAATGCTAAAATCGCAAGGTCCTATGGTTTTAGCAACAGCCTAAGGAAGAATGCTCTATACTgcagacaaaatgaaattattaaaattacagCAACTATAAATTTAAAGTTACAAATACTATTACCATTGCGGCATTTAATGTAGAGTATATTATATGGTTATAGACTAACGAACTCGTATAGGCTAACAAACTAATAGTTATTTATTAATAGGTAGTTAAAAGGTTAACCTTTTTGTTCGTTGCAAGCAACAGGGAAGTTGCAGAATTTCCATGATATTTTTTGCGACTTTAAATGCACAGTTTGAAAATAATTTGCGAttataaaacatgaataaaacagtaaGCGTAAGAATATTAACAAATGAAGGTTGTGCATTATGTGGCGGTCTTAGTATTTAAGTATTCCCGATCGAATTTGCATTAGCATCCCGCTCTACGGTATTTAGAACGAATGTCTCCAATAGTTGTGGCCAAACATACAAACGGTGGTGCTGGTAATTAGGCCTTAAGATCGCTGATGTGGCAAGTAGTTGTTCATCTTGGTGAATAAGTGAACAAGTcagttacattatattacattgcattacattcgacttctagcacaaaagaacagaagtgtatccaccAGTTAATGGTAGGACAGACTGCACCTTACTTTCTATTTATAATTGTTCCTCTGGCATGGTTCGCCCTTCACAGGCTTTGCACTCCAGCGATCTCATTAGTTACTCTGTTACCTGATACACTTCCCTTTCTCATCCCGTTCTAGGCAGGTTAACCGTTAAATACTTCATCGAGCTGATCTATATTTAATCTAATTTACTTCCGCAAAAGCCGGCCTCAAAATTACTAATCAAATTGGACATTTTCAATGGTGTGAAATATTGGAGAGACCTCTTAGTTTAAAGATCGTATGATGATCAGCAAAGAGCATGGGCAGATGTATATTTCGTCCCTCTAGTCCCCATATTCAACTTTAGTGAAGAATGGAAAAACGCCAGTAAAAGTGTCATTCcaaaagaaacacttttcaaGACACTTTTCTTACTTTTCACAAGTCATGAATTTCATTTAGTCATGAAAAGGATCTCTGAGTAGGAACAGTCTACGTATTTAATACGGTTAAATATCCGCAGacaatgtcattaaaaatgcaaagataaACCATTTGGCTAAATAAGGCATGGTAAACACGTTGAACAAAGGTCTGTCTATCAATGACATAGAAGCATTCAAAAATATTGATGCTGATTATGAAATAATATTGTCCAATAGTGCTATGCACATACCACTAGATAGTACCAAGGACGAATCCCGAATTACCCAGCATATTGTCAGTGTTTACCGTGGTGTAATCCTCTGacccacaccccctcctcctccccacggcggctccctctcccttttcctcatccttctctcactccctctctcctcaatCCTGTACAAACATGACCCTTTTCAGTAAAATACACCTCCTGAAAATTCACAGACAACTGCTTTTGCAGTGGGAGTAAGTTTCctctaaaatggaaaaagtcagGTCTGAAGGACAGCAGCCAAGAGCAAAAGGAAAGTTTGACTCCGGCCGCAAGCAGGTTGGCTGAACACTGGATTCACGAAATCTAAAGCAGAACGCCGCAGGGGCAACCTTGGAGCGGTCAACTGTCGACGCGGGGCAAGGTCTGATGAAAAACGGGAAGGTTCCCATATTAATGCGCCTGCATGCTCTGAGGATGTGTGCAACATGGCGATCCAAATGTAGGCACATCAAAGCAGAGCAGCAAAAGCCGAGAATTTACAACCTCGCCTTCTTTCTCATTCCTGTAGCAAACagccccctccctgctcccttcccttttgcttttttccataGCTTGTTCAAACAACGCAGTGATGGCAAATcatgaaaagcacacacaatgtctctctctctctcactcactcgcacacaccacacacacctttttctTCCTCGAACTGGGGTTGTGACCTCAGGTTATGCactatttttcattgttatcaAGCGAACGGTAGATGGCACCAAAGAGCAAGAAATCGGTGAAGGATGCAGCAAAAAATATCTGCAGCATTTGAACGGTATATACCAACAGCTTTAGAGCATTGCATGACTTTTATTTTACGAGGCGACCATAGTTATAGCAAATTAGTTACATGTAAACGTATGTAACATGTAGATTATCGGTAAATGCATGCTTTACATTTGTACATCGGGGTAATTCATCAACGCTTGTTACAAAGGatgcatgttttttattctgtttggcTGTAGTGGAAGGTATAATTGTTGTTACTGCTTTGTGCTGCTGTCCTACACATCGggtttgttgttattattattattattattaacaacaacaacaataataataataataatgataatgataatgataaggataatgataatgataatgataatgataatgataatgataatgataataataataataataataataataataatcatcatcatcaccatcatcatcatcatcatcatcatcatcatcatcatcatcatcatcatcataataataatactttatattattataccaaTATCCAAAACACAGGTAACACCGTATGCATTTAATGTGCTCAATCAGGAACACATGACTGCAGCACGACTGTTGCTTTTTCCCTAAATCGTTCTTTATTCGAGTTTTCCTAATtcaaatatggaaataataattCTTCATACATATATAGTAGTAGGCTACTGTAGGATAGTCTAAACAcccattttcattaaaattacgGAAGTAACTTGAGTATTGGGCCTAGCCGTAATAGTAATAGTCATAGTGTTTACCATAGGTCTGCTGATTTAAAAGAATGTTTCCTTGTGTACGAGGAGGCACAGTTGAGCGAATGCAGTTAAGGTGGTGAGAAATAAATGGACGTTAAATGATGCAGTCgtgttaaaatgcaatgcacttCGGAAAAATAAAGCGATAGATGTTCTTCACTCTGGTTCAGATGCAATCGCAATACAATAAAGTAACAAGGGTTTATCGTGAAAAATATACACGAATCACACGCGTGGTTTTCATGTTAAACCAATACATCAACATGATAATTCGTATTGAtattaaagaaacatttcacatttaagcCTTCTAAACGAAATGAGCGTAATTTCTAGTTAGCTTTTCCCCCTCGGTGCGTTAGGAATGGGCAAACACTGAAGGAATGTCGCATAGCGACAGACAGATGACTTGATAAAGCCTTCCGCGTTATAGGTGACctaaaatatttcagcacaatCCAATGCAATGCAATCTATCTGCAATGGATAACCTATATCGAAACACAGAGGCTCAGAACAGCTCGGAAACCACCGT
This genomic stretch from Megalops cyprinoides isolate fMegCyp1 chromosome 1, fMegCyp1.pri, whole genome shotgun sequence harbors:
- the hoxb6b gene encoding homeobox protein Hox-B6b — translated: MSSYFVNSTFPVTLPGGQESFLGQIPLYSSGYTDPLRHYPGAAYGTTSVQDKAYASSYYQQASSAYGRTNTAGACDYAAASFYREKDPACAISSLEEHSLVLNQDQRKSDCTGHNKNIFADGDELKSSAPVYPWMQRMNSCNGTFGNAGRRGRQTYTRYQTLELEKEFHFNRYLTRRRRIEIAHALCLTERQIKIWFQNRRMKWKKENKVINSSQTSGEEEEEKRTE